The following are encoded together in the Mumia sp. Pv4-285 genome:
- a CDS encoding dihydropteroate synthase: protein MSSLHTVLRSATKEVVIGHDQRFCLIGERINPTGRRIFQEQLRAGDLSAIEKDVKAQVEGGADVLDVNMGVPLTDEPALLASAIRLIQSITDLPICIDSSVVEALEAGLSAYEGRALVNSVTAEDDRLAAILPLVKRYDAAIIALPNDADEIPMEADKRLDLTAKIIRVATEEYGIDKADIVIDPLAMPIGADTTTSLVTMETMRRIRAEHGVNMTCGASNTSFGMPDRHTLGAAWLPMAMTAGLTSAIMDTRTPQIVEAVKAADVFLDHDEWGMAWIAAHRAKAAAVS, encoded by the coding sequence ATGAGCAGCCTCCACACGGTCCTGCGGTCGGCGACCAAGGAGGTCGTGATCGGGCACGACCAGCGCTTCTGCCTGATCGGCGAGCGGATCAACCCGACAGGTCGCCGCATCTTCCAGGAGCAGCTGCGCGCAGGCGACCTCTCGGCGATCGAGAAGGACGTGAAGGCACAGGTCGAGGGCGGCGCCGACGTCCTCGACGTCAACATGGGCGTCCCGCTCACCGACGAGCCCGCGCTGCTGGCCTCTGCGATCCGTCTGATCCAGTCGATCACCGACCTCCCGATCTGCATCGACTCCTCGGTGGTCGAGGCGCTGGAGGCGGGTCTGTCCGCCTACGAGGGCCGTGCCCTGGTCAACTCGGTCACGGCCGAGGACGACCGGCTCGCCGCGATCCTGCCGCTCGTGAAGCGTTACGACGCCGCGATCATCGCGTTGCCCAACGACGCGGACGAGATCCCGATGGAGGCCGACAAGCGGCTCGACCTCACCGCGAAGATCATCCGGGTGGCCACCGAGGAGTACGGCATCGACAAGGCCGACATCGTCATCGACCCGCTGGCCATGCCGATCGGTGCCGACACGACCACCTCGCTCGTGACGATGGAGACGATGCGTCGGATCCGCGCGGAGCACGGGGTCAACATGACCTGCGGTGCGTCCAACACGTCCTTCGGCATGCCCGACCGGCACACCTTGGGTGCCGCCTGGCTGCCGATGGCGATGACGGCGGGGCTGACCAGCGCGATCATGGACACGCGGACCCCGCAGATCGTCGAGGCGGTCAAGGCGGCCGACGTCTTCCTGGACCACGACGAGTGGGGCATGGCCTGGATCGCCGCACACCGGGCGAAGGCGGCTGCCGTCTCGTGA
- a CDS encoding corrinoid protein, which produces MTPEEILQGLYDETLVGNGPRVLELTEEGLSSAMEPQTLLFEALIPSLEEVGARFERGDFFVPEMLIAGRAMAGAMERLRPLLAETGVETVGKFLMGTVKGDVHDIGKNLVNIMLEGAGFEVIDLGVQVAPEKFVAAIEEHQPDIVGFSAFLTTTMPMFKANMNALEKAGLRQSVVVMVGGAPVTQEYADAVGADGYAADASATVKKAKALLHERRTKVPA; this is translated from the coding sequence GTGACCCCAGAAGAGATCCTGCAGGGCCTGTACGACGAGACGCTGGTCGGCAACGGCCCACGCGTCCTCGAGCTGACGGAGGAGGGGCTGTCGAGCGCGATGGAGCCGCAGACGCTGCTCTTCGAAGCGCTCATCCCGTCGTTGGAGGAGGTGGGTGCTCGCTTCGAGCGCGGCGACTTCTTCGTGCCGGAGATGCTGATCGCCGGGCGGGCGATGGCCGGCGCGATGGAGCGCCTCCGCCCGCTGCTCGCCGAGACCGGGGTCGAGACGGTCGGCAAGTTCCTGATGGGCACGGTCAAGGGCGACGTCCACGACATCGGCAAGAACCTCGTCAACATCATGCTCGAGGGCGCCGGCTTCGAGGTGATCGACCTCGGCGTACAGGTGGCGCCCGAGAAGTTCGTCGCGGCGATCGAGGAGCACCAGCCCGACATCGTCGGCTTCTCCGCGTTCCTCACCACCACGATGCCGATGTTCAAGGCGAACATGAACGCCCTCGAGAAGGCCGGGCTGCGGCAGTCCGTCGTGGTCATGGTCGGCGGTGCTCCCGTCACCCAGGAGTACGCCGACGCGGTCGGCGCCGACGGCTATGCCGCGGACGCCTCGGCCACGGTCAAGAAGGCGAAGGCCCTGCTCCACGAGCGTCGTACGAAGGTTCCCGCATGA
- a CDS encoding quaternary amine ABC transporter ATP-binding protein, with amino-acid sequence MTDAALTVRNLWKIFGRGSDRIVGTPDADLSRADLKTKTGCVVGVRDVSFDVAPGEVFVVMGLSGSGKSTLVRCLTRLIEPTSGQVEIDGHDIVKASESELRELRRTHASMVFQHFGLLPHRQVIDNVAYGLEVRGISKKERRAAASEVVELVGLSGYERSYPDQLSGGMQQRVGLARALANDPALLLFDEPFSALDPLIRRDMQNEVIRLHRELGKTMVFITHDLQEALKLGDRILIMRDGGIVQIGTPDEVVAEPADDYVRDFTSEVPRSHVLTLRWVMRDPRPDDSSEGPVMTSSTVVRQAARAALASEHPVRVVDAGELVGIVDSDAIMRVVVAEEEAHS; translated from the coding sequence ATGACCGACGCCGCTCTGACAGTCCGAAACCTGTGGAAGATCTTCGGCCGGGGTTCCGACCGGATCGTCGGTACGCCCGACGCCGACCTGTCCCGCGCCGACCTGAAGACGAAGACGGGATGCGTGGTCGGCGTCCGCGACGTCTCGTTCGACGTGGCACCCGGCGAGGTGTTCGTGGTGATGGGGCTCTCCGGCTCGGGCAAGTCCACGCTCGTGCGCTGCCTCACCCGGCTCATCGAGCCCACCTCCGGCCAGGTCGAGATCGACGGGCACGACATCGTCAAGGCGAGTGAGTCCGAGCTCCGAGAGCTGCGCCGTACCCACGCGTCGATGGTGTTCCAGCACTTTGGGCTCCTGCCGCACCGGCAGGTGATCGACAACGTCGCGTACGGGCTCGAGGTCCGCGGCATCAGCAAGAAGGAGCGTCGTGCGGCGGCATCCGAGGTGGTCGAGCTGGTGGGCCTGTCCGGATACGAGCGGTCGTACCCCGACCAGCTGTCGGGCGGCATGCAGCAACGCGTCGGCCTCGCCCGGGCGTTGGCCAACGACCCCGCGCTGCTGCTGTTCGACGAGCCCTTCTCGGCGCTGGACCCGTTGATCCGCCGGGACATGCAGAACGAGGTGATCCGACTGCACCGTGAGCTCGGCAAGACGATGGTCTTCATCACCCACGACCTGCAAGAGGCGCTCAAGCTGGGCGACCGGATCCTGATCATGCGCGACGGCGGGATCGTCCAGATCGGCACACCCGACGAGGTGGTCGCGGAGCCCGCGGACGACTACGTCAGGGACTTCACGTCCGAGGTCCCGCGGTCCCACGTCCTGACGCTGCGCTGGGTCATGCGGGACCCCCGGCCCGACGACTCGAGCGAGGGTCCGGTGATGACGTCGAGCACCGTCGTACGACAGGCGGCCCGGGCGGCGCTCGCGTCCGAGCACCCGGTGCGGGTCGTCGACGCCGGCGAGCTGGTCGGCATCGTCGACAGCGACGCGATCATGCGGGTGGTCGTCGCCGAGGAGGAGGCGCACTCGTGA
- a CDS encoding trimethylamine methyltransferase family protein: MFRNKMPRYEVLSEEAMATLDGGWRRLVSEIGVEFMDARARDLFAAAGQRVEDDTVFLDPDFVLEQVAKAPREFDIQARNPDNTVHIGGDAMAFSAVYGPPFVRQGDVRRDGTMDDFRNFARLAQGFGVLDSAGGVVTEPNDAPLDSRHLDMTYALQTLTDKIYMGNVVSGVNARDTLAMTDILFGSREAIEQTPALISLINCNSPLRWDDRMLEAQFEYSSANQPVVLTPFILMGAMSPVTVPAALVQQIAEALSGIALSQLIRPGCPVVFGSFLSNIDMQSGSPTFGTPESGIGLLCTGQIARHFGLPFRTGGGLTSSQVPDAQAGYEAMMTLLPTFLAGANWVMHSAGWLEGGLVSGYEKFIIDCELIQMLQHEFTPLEIDEASLAFDAHTEVGHGGHFLGAMHTMERFRTCFYRPFLSSSENYERWMRGGAKDTAARATDIYQKRLEEYEQPPLDDAIREELEAYVVRRRAELGD, encoded by the coding sequence ATGTTCCGCAACAAGATGCCGCGCTACGAGGTGCTCTCCGAGGAAGCGATGGCGACGCTGGACGGCGGGTGGCGCCGGCTCGTCAGCGAGATCGGCGTCGAGTTCATGGATGCGCGGGCACGCGACCTCTTCGCCGCGGCGGGCCAGCGGGTCGAGGACGACACCGTCTTCCTCGACCCGGACTTCGTCCTGGAGCAGGTGGCCAAGGCTCCGCGCGAGTTCGACATCCAGGCACGCAACCCCGACAACACCGTGCACATCGGCGGTGACGCCATGGCGTTCAGCGCGGTCTACGGACCCCCGTTCGTCCGCCAGGGTGACGTGCGCCGTGACGGGACGATGGACGACTTCCGCAACTTCGCGCGACTCGCGCAGGGCTTCGGCGTGCTGGACTCCGCGGGCGGTGTCGTCACCGAGCCCAACGACGCCCCGCTCGACAGCCGGCACCTCGACATGACGTACGCGCTCCAGACGCTGACCGACAAGATCTACATGGGCAACGTCGTGTCCGGGGTCAACGCCCGCGACACGCTCGCGATGACCGACATCCTCTTCGGCTCGCGGGAGGCGATCGAGCAGACGCCGGCCCTGATCTCGCTGATCAACTGCAACTCGCCGCTGCGGTGGGACGATCGGATGCTCGAAGCCCAGTTCGAGTACTCGTCGGCCAACCAGCCGGTCGTGCTCACCCCGTTCATCCTGATGGGCGCGATGTCGCCGGTGACGGTCCCTGCCGCGCTGGTGCAGCAGATCGCCGAGGCGCTGTCGGGCATCGCGCTCTCGCAGCTGATCCGCCCGGGCTGCCCGGTGGTGTTCGGCTCGTTCCTCTCCAACATCGACATGCAGTCCGGGTCTCCGACGTTCGGCACCCCGGAGTCGGGCATCGGGCTTCTCTGCACGGGCCAGATCGCCCGGCACTTCGGGCTTCCCTTCCGCACCGGCGGCGGGCTCACCTCCTCTCAGGTCCCCGACGCACAGGCCGGGTACGAGGCGATGATGACGCTGCTGCCGACGTTCCTCGCCGGCGCGAACTGGGTCATGCACTCCGCGGGCTGGCTCGAGGGCGGCCTCGTGTCCGGCTACGAGAAGTTCATCATCGACTGCGAGCTGATCCAGATGCTCCAGCACGAGTTCACCCCGCTGGAGATCGACGAGGCCTCGCTCGCGTTCGACGCTCACACCGAGGTCGGCCACGGCGGCCACTTCCTCGGTGCGATGCACACCATGGAGCGCTTCCGCACCTGCTTCTACCGCCCGTTCCTCTCCTCCTCGGAGAACTACGAGCGCTGGATGCGTGGCGGCGCGAAAGACACCGCGGCCCGAGCGACGGACATCTATCAGAAGCGGCTGGAGGAGTACGAGCAGCCGCCGCTCGACGACGCGATCCGCGAGGAGCTCGAGGCGTACGTCGTACGCCGGCGCGCGGAGCTCGGCGACTGA
- a CDS encoding aldehyde dehydrogenase family protein yields MPELYLDGSWTSARGGARREIRCPADGSAVGDVDEATPEDTAAAIAAARHAFHDGPWPRTPSRERGNLLLRVADLLERDADEIARWESLDTGKRFIESQYDVADVVSVFRHYGRVAAEDAGRVVDTGNPDVVSRVVHEPVGVCALITPWNYPLLQVSWKVAPCLAAGNTFVLKPSELTPHTAIHLMRLLEEAGLPPGVGNLVLGAGAEAGAPLATDERVDLVSFTGGLQTGRRLMAAASATVKRVALELGGKNPNIVFADADLDVALDFALTAVFLHSGQVCSAGARLLVEESVHDELVDRLVDRATRIRLGGPFDDKAETGPLTSAEHRDKVEAYVARGLAEGAVLRCGGRRPDDPDLADGYYYLPTVLDGCDTSMSVTQDESFGPILTVETFTDEDEAVRIANDSIYGLAGAVWTQDAGKGQRVAAGLRMGTVWINDYHPYVPQAEWGGYKQSGIGRELGTAGLDEYRETKHVWHNIRPAEQRWFRG; encoded by the coding sequence GTGCCCGAGCTCTACCTCGACGGTTCGTGGACGAGCGCGCGCGGTGGCGCACGCCGCGAGATCCGCTGCCCCGCTGACGGGTCCGCGGTCGGCGATGTCGACGAGGCGACGCCCGAGGACACCGCAGCAGCGATCGCCGCCGCACGCCACGCCTTCCACGACGGTCCGTGGCCGCGCACGCCCAGTCGGGAGCGCGGCAACCTGCTCCTGAGGGTGGCCGACCTCCTCGAGCGCGACGCCGACGAGATCGCCCGGTGGGAGTCGCTCGACACTGGCAAACGGTTCATCGAGAGCCAGTACGACGTCGCCGACGTCGTCTCCGTCTTCCGCCACTACGGCAGGGTGGCCGCCGAGGATGCCGGCCGCGTCGTCGACACCGGCAACCCGGACGTCGTCAGCCGGGTGGTGCACGAGCCCGTCGGCGTCTGCGCGCTGATCACGCCGTGGAACTATCCGCTGCTGCAGGTCTCCTGGAAGGTCGCCCCGTGTCTCGCGGCCGGCAACACCTTCGTCCTCAAGCCCAGCGAGCTCACCCCGCACACCGCGATCCACCTGATGCGCCTCCTCGAGGAGGCCGGGCTGCCGCCCGGTGTCGGCAACCTCGTGCTGGGGGCGGGCGCCGAGGCCGGCGCTCCGCTGGCCACCGACGAGCGAGTCGACCTGGTCTCCTTCACGGGCGGCCTGCAGACGGGACGCCGACTGATGGCGGCAGCCTCGGCGACGGTGAAGCGCGTGGCGCTCGAGCTGGGCGGCAAGAACCCCAACATCGTGTTCGCCGATGCCGACCTCGACGTCGCTCTCGACTTCGCGCTCACCGCTGTGTTCCTGCACTCCGGTCAGGTCTGCTCCGCCGGGGCGCGGCTCCTGGTCGAGGAGAGCGTCCACGACGAGCTCGTCGACCGCCTCGTCGACCGCGCGACGCGGATCCGTCTCGGCGGCCCGTTCGACGACAAGGCCGAGACAGGACCTCTGACGAGTGCCGAGCATCGCGACAAGGTCGAGGCGTACGTCGCTCGCGGGCTCGCCGAGGGCGCCGTCCTGCGCTGCGGCGGTCGGCGTCCCGACGATCCCGACCTCGCCGACGGCTACTACTACCTGCCGACCGTCCTCGACGGTTGCGACACGTCGATGTCGGTCACCCAGGACGAGTCGTTCGGGCCGATCCTCACGGTCGAGACCTTCACCGACGAGGACGAGGCGGTCCGGATCGCCAACGACTCGATCTACGGCCTGGCCGGAGCCGTGTGGACCCAGGACGCCGGCAAGGGACAGCGCGTCGCGGCCGGGCTGCGAATGGGCACGGTCTGGATCAACGACTACCACCCGTACGTCCCCCAGGCCGAGTGGGGCGGCTACAAGCAGTCGGGGATCGGCCGCGAGCTCGGGACCGCCGGGCTCGACGAGTACCGCGAGACCAAGCACGTGTGGCACAACATCCGACCGGCCGAGCAGCGCTGGTTTCGGGGATAA
- the betA gene encoding choline dehydrogenase, protein MGADRFDFVIVGGGSAGCALANRLSADPGTSVLVLEAGRSDFRADPFIHMPAALPFPIGNRFYDWRYETDPEPNLDDRRVFHARGKVLGGSSSINGMIFQRGNPMDYERWAADPGMEQWDYLHCLPYFKRMETCLAGADEWRGADGPLVLERGPADNPLFTAFFDAAQQAGYPLTDDVNGYRQEGFARFDRNVHRGRRLSAARAYLHPVRHRKNLEVRTLAFVTGIRFDGTRAVGVDYLRGGRVRRTVHAGEVVLCGGAINTPQLLQLSGVGDESLLREHGIPVVQHLPGVGENAQDHLEVYIQYASKRPVSIAPGLKWWRRPGIAYQWLVHRRGLGATNHFEGGGFCRSNADVDYPNLMFHFLPIAIRYDGSAPTQGHGYQVHIGPMYADTRGSVRIRSRDPKVHPSLRFNYLSTANDRREWVEAVRVARDILNQPAFAPYNAGELSPGVQVETDEQILDWVRADAETALHPSCTAKMGTDEAAVVDPASMKVHGLDGLRVVDASVFPYVTNGNIYAPVMMVAEKAADLIGGRTPLPPADVPYYRFRDGTPLYPPGDSRNSQEEHA, encoded by the coding sequence ATGGGCGCAGACCGGTTCGACTTCGTCATCGTGGGAGGCGGCTCGGCCGGGTGCGCGCTCGCGAACCGGCTCTCCGCCGATCCCGGCACTTCGGTGCTGGTGCTGGAGGCCGGCCGCTCCGACTTCCGCGCCGACCCGTTCATCCACATGCCGGCGGCTCTGCCCTTCCCCATCGGCAACCGGTTCTACGACTGGCGGTACGAGACGGATCCCGAGCCGAACCTCGACGACAGGCGCGTCTTCCACGCGCGCGGGAAGGTGCTCGGCGGATCCTCCTCGATCAACGGGATGATCTTCCAGCGTGGCAACCCGATGGACTACGAGCGCTGGGCGGCCGACCCGGGGATGGAGCAGTGGGACTACCTCCACTGCCTGCCCTACTTCAAGCGGATGGAGACCTGTCTCGCCGGCGCCGACGAATGGCGTGGTGCCGACGGCCCGCTCGTCCTCGAGCGCGGCCCGGCCGACAACCCCCTCTTCACCGCGTTCTTCGACGCAGCGCAGCAGGCTGGCTACCCGCTGACCGACGACGTCAACGGCTACCGCCAGGAAGGGTTCGCCCGCTTCGACCGCAACGTCCACCGCGGACGCCGGCTCTCCGCCGCCCGCGCCTACCTGCACCCCGTACGCCACCGCAAGAACCTCGAGGTGAGGACGCTGGCGTTCGTCACCGGCATCCGGTTCGACGGTACGCGTGCGGTCGGCGTCGACTACCTGCGCGGCGGGCGGGTGCGTCGTACCGTCCATGCCGGCGAGGTGGTCCTCTGCGGCGGAGCGATCAACACGCCACAGCTGCTGCAGCTCTCGGGCGTCGGCGACGAGTCTCTCCTGCGCGAGCACGGGATCCCTGTGGTCCAGCACCTCCCCGGCGTGGGTGAGAACGCGCAGGACCACCTCGAGGTCTACATCCAGTACGCGTCGAAGCGCCCGGTGTCCATCGCGCCCGGGTTGAAGTGGTGGCGTCGACCGGGCATCGCCTACCAGTGGCTGGTCCACCGGCGCGGGCTGGGCGCCACCAACCACTTCGAGGGTGGCGGCTTCTGCCGCAGCAACGCCGACGTCGACTACCCGAACCTGATGTTCCACTTCCTCCCGATCGCGATCCGGTACGACGGGTCCGCACCGACGCAGGGTCATGGCTACCAGGTGCACATCGGCCCGATGTACGCCGACACCCGGGGCTCCGTACGCATCCGATCGCGCGACCCGAAGGTGCACCCGTCGCTGCGCTTCAACTACCTCTCGACGGCCAACGACCGCCGCGAGTGGGTCGAGGCGGTCCGGGTCGCGCGCGACATCTTGAACCAGCCGGCGTTCGCCCCGTACAACGCCGGCGAGCTCTCCCCCGGCGTCCAGGTGGAGACCGACGAGCAGATCCTCGACTGGGTGCGAGCGGATGCCGAGACGGCGCTGCACCCGTCGTGCACGGCGAAGATGGGAACCGACGAGGCGGCAGTCGTGGACCCGGCATCGATGAAGGTCCACGGCCTCGACGGGCTGCGGGTGGTCGATGCCTCCGTGTTCCCCTACGTCACGAACGGCAACATCTACGCGCCCGTGATGATGGTCGCCGAGAAGGCCGCGGACCTCATCGGCGGTCGTACGCCCCTCCCTCCGGCCGACGTGCCGTACTACCGCTTTCGCGACGGCACCCCCCTCTATCCGCCCGGCGACAGCCGCAACAGCCAGGAGGAGCACGCATGA
- the purU gene encoding formyltetrahydrofolate deformylase — MPSRALPTVPAGDFVLILSCPDRPGIVHAVSGFLASHGGNILESQQFGDRLSGRFFMRIDVEVAGTTTAADLRNEFAPVAARFAMHYEIWDAGAPYRTLIMVSKHLHCLNDLLFRASTGSLQIEVPAVVSNHPDAAAMAKSYGVPFVHLPVTPQTKAESEARLLELVDELDVHLVVLARYMQVLSDATCGALSGRAINIHHSFLPSFKGAKPYHQAFDRGVKLVGATAHYVTADLDEGPIIEQDVVRVDHSYDQDALVAAGRDVEAQVLSRAVRWHSQSRVLPNGARTVVFR, encoded by the coding sequence GTGCCCTCTCGCGCGCTCCCCACGGTCCCGGCCGGCGACTTCGTCCTCATCCTCTCCTGCCCTGACCGGCCAGGCATCGTGCATGCGGTGTCCGGCTTCCTGGCCTCGCACGGTGGCAACATCCTCGAGAGTCAGCAGTTCGGCGACCGGCTCAGCGGCAGGTTCTTCATGCGCATCGACGTCGAAGTCGCCGGCACGACCACCGCCGCCGACCTCCGGAACGAGTTCGCCCCGGTCGCGGCCCGCTTCGCGATGCACTACGAGATCTGGGACGCGGGCGCGCCGTACCGCACGCTGATCATGGTCTCCAAGCACCTGCACTGCCTCAACGACCTCCTCTTCCGTGCGAGCACCGGGTCGCTGCAGATCGAGGTGCCCGCTGTCGTCTCCAACCATCCCGACGCGGCGGCGATGGCGAAGTCGTACGGCGTGCCGTTCGTGCACCTTCCGGTGACGCCGCAGACGAAGGCCGAGTCCGAGGCGCGGCTGCTGGAGCTGGTCGACGAGCTGGACGTGCACCTCGTCGTGCTCGCCCGCTACATGCAGGTGCTCTCCGACGCGACCTGCGGTGCGCTGTCTGGCCGGGCCATCAACATCCATCACTCGTTCCTGCCGAGCTTCAAGGGCGCGAAGCCGTACCACCAGGCCTTCGACCGCGGCGTGAAGCTCGTCGGTGCGACCGCGCACTACGTGACCGCCGACCTCGACGAGGGCCCGATCATCGAGCAGGACGTCGTACGGGTCGACCACAGCTACGACCAGGACGCACTGGTCGCTGCTGGTCGTGACGTCGAGGCGCAGGTCCTCTCCCGCGCGGTGCGGTGGCACTCGCAGTCGCGGGTGCTGCCCAACGGCGCCCGGACCGTCGTCTTCCGCTGA
- a CDS encoding IclR family transcriptional regulator, which produces MNEPSGGVQSVDRALIILEVLARVGEAGVTEIAGELGVHKSTAFRLVSTLESHRLVEQTTERGRYRLGVGILRLAGATTARLDLVQEARPVCVQLAADTGETVNIAVLSESSALYLDQIAGSSALQPHNWVGQHIPLHATSNGKVLLSGLDDQRLKEVLGTLARFTPQTITTRPTLREELARVRERGYAVAVDELEDGLTAVAAPVRNAHGDVVASISVSGPSFRLTSERVEQALPQLVAAAAEVSHRLGWGHR; this is translated from the coding sequence GTGAACGAACCGAGCGGCGGCGTCCAGTCGGTTGACCGCGCACTCATCATCCTCGAGGTGCTCGCGCGGGTCGGCGAGGCGGGTGTCACCGAGATAGCCGGTGAGCTGGGCGTGCACAAGAGCACCGCCTTCCGTCTCGTCAGCACGTTGGAGTCGCACCGGCTCGTGGAGCAGACGACCGAGCGCGGTCGGTACCGGCTGGGTGTCGGCATCCTGCGCCTCGCCGGCGCGACGACCGCGCGGCTGGACCTGGTGCAGGAAGCCCGGCCGGTGTGCGTCCAGCTCGCTGCCGACACCGGCGAGACCGTCAACATCGCGGTGCTCTCGGAGAGCTCGGCGCTGTACCTCGACCAGATCGCGGGCTCGTCGGCCCTGCAGCCGCACAACTGGGTGGGCCAGCACATCCCGCTGCACGCGACGAGCAACGGCAAGGTGCTGCTCAGTGGCCTGGACGACCAGCGTCTGAAGGAGGTCCTCGGCACGCTCGCACGCTTCACGCCCCAGACCATCACCACGCGACCCACGTTGCGCGAGGAGCTCGCCCGGGTCCGCGAGCGCGGCTACGCGGTCGCCGTCGACGAGCTCGAAGACGGGCTGACCGCGGTGGCTGCACCCGTCCGCAACGCGCACGGCGACGTCGTCGCTTCGATCAGCGTCTCGGGGCCCTCGTTCCGACTCACCTCCGAGCGCGTGGAGCAGGCGCTCCCGCAGCTGGTCGCTGCGGCCGCCGAGGTCTCGCACCGTCTCGGCTGGGGCCACCGATAG
- a CDS encoding IclR family transcriptional regulator — MSGASTGSGTQAVDRAAQLVSTVVHADEPLTFAELQDASGLAKSTTSRMLAALERTGLVERDADGSFVAGSLFWLYAARHDPWEELVRLARPAMEQIGDETGETVHLSVARGEKVVQVAQVDSRYLLGTRDWTEVEVPPHCSALGKVLYAWGALAMPTGPLEASTDATITSYEGLRRDGVLTRKRGWALTDGELEIGLTGVAVPVEGVRGDVVAALGLSGPTARLEDRLDELGKHLAYHAAQLSTLLRGPTKSQMADSPRLTH; from the coding sequence GTGAGCGGCGCAAGCACCGGCAGCGGGACGCAGGCGGTTGACCGTGCTGCTCAGCTCGTGTCGACGGTCGTGCACGCCGACGAGCCGCTCACCTTCGCCGAGCTCCAGGACGCCAGCGGGCTGGCCAAGTCGACGACGTCGCGGATGCTCGCCGCCCTCGAGCGCACGGGGCTGGTCGAGCGCGACGCCGACGGCTCTTTCGTCGCGGGGAGCCTCTTCTGGCTGTACGCGGCGCGTCACGATCCGTGGGAGGAGCTCGTCCGTCTGGCCCGCCCTGCCATGGAGCAGATCGGGGACGAGACCGGAGAGACCGTGCACCTCTCGGTGGCCCGCGGCGAGAAGGTCGTGCAGGTCGCCCAGGTGGACAGCCGCTATCTCCTCGGCACGCGTGACTGGACGGAGGTCGAGGTCCCGCCGCACTGCTCGGCCCTCGGCAAGGTGCTGTACGCGTGGGGTGCCCTGGCCATGCCGACCGGCCCGCTCGAGGCGTCGACCGACGCGACCATCACCTCGTACGAGGGCCTGCGCCGCGACGGCGTGCTGACCCGCAAGCGCGGGTGGGCCCTCACCGACGGCGAGCTCGAGATCGGGCTGACCGGCGTCGCCGTCCCGGTCGAGGGAGTGCGCGGCGACGTCGTGGCGGCACTCGGCCTTTCGGGGCCGACCGCGCGGCTCGAGGACCGGCTCGACGAGCTCGGCAAGCACCTGGCGTACCACGCGGCCCAGCTGTCCACGCTGCTGCGTGGTCCGACCAAGTCACAGATGGCTGACTCACCAAGGCTGACCCACTAG